GGTGTGTAGGCCGTTTGACGAATTTATTTAAGCGCGTGTGGTCGACACAAATCCGAAGCTTACCTCCTGGACCGCGGATCACTACCAACGGTGCGGCCCACTCCGACGGCTCACTGACAGGCACAATCACTTTCTTCTTGACCAGTTCGTCCAACTTATTCTTGACTTCGACGCGGTCGCCGAACGCAATTGGGTGCGCGCCATTGACGTAGAAGGGGACAGCATCATCGCGTATTTGTATCTCCATGTCTGGGCCAACCATCTGACGTAACTCGTCGTCTTGGTCGAACACTACATCAAATTCTGCCATGATGGCCGATTCGACGACAGAAATCTGTTCCGCACTAGGCTCCACCGGAATGTAAACGCCGCGGAGAAAGGGACCGCTAGAAGGGGCTACCGTGTCGCCCGGATGTAATGGAGCGTCCGTCGCCCTTAAAGAATTTATCGGCACCAACGGTTTAGGATAATCCTGATGTAGAATGTTCAGACTGATACAGTCTACTCGGCATAGCAGCATTCCACTAATCTCAGGGCAGAACACGACCGTGATGCGGGCACTTTGATCACTGTACCGCACTGTCAGATCCCGTTGCCCAATAGACAACAGTGGCGACGAGCGGTCTGCCATAACCAAGTCGAACGATGAAGCTGCCAACTGACTTTCAGATATTCCGATGGCCTCCATGACGTCCTTTCCGCACACACTGACTTCAGCGCCAGGATCCGGAATTGCATTAGTAAGCAGTGCTGCTACTGCGCCGTCTTCTTCCAATATTTCCAGGGATATAGTAGGGGACCCCCGGCGATTTTGGTTGGCCTGGATGTTTCCAATGATGATATGCGCCATCTTAGATTTGGCGCCACCACTAGCGCCACCGCTCGTGCCggttttttccttattccggTTGGGACATTTCGGGGAGAAGTGGTTCGGTTTTCCACATAGATGGCACGACTTTCCAACCGCCGGACAGCTTTCTTCTGGAGCATGAGATGCCCGGCCGCATGATCCGCACTCATTTTTGTATGGGCGACGGTCTGATTGACCTTGTTTCGTCAAGATGGCTGCCACTCCGGATTGCCCACTGAGAATGCGCTCATTTTCCCGAGCCGATTCTTCGCTCCGACAAATGTTGACCGTGGCTTGTAAGGTTGGGAACGGACTAAGAGccagcagtttctttttcgtttccgtGTCCCGAGTTCCGGCAATGATGCGCGTTACCAATCTCGTTTCTGTGCATGTTCCGCACAAGTCTGCTGCGTCCGCCAGCCGACGCAGCCCGATATAGAAGTCGTCGAATGATTCTGACGGTCCCTGCTTCCGCTCTTCGAACGCCACGCGGTCCAGTGCAACATTCCGCTTAGCACGAATATAATCCGCGATGCGGTCGAGCACTTGGTCGGGAGTGGTTATAGTCGCCGGAGTGATGTTTAGTCCAACCTCCACCACTTGTTGCATTGTGGGATCCAGTGACATTCGGAATGCTGCCATCTGTTCCGTGATAGGTTAACTAGCCAGCTGACTTAGTTCCAAAATCATTCCACCGATTCCTCCATGATTTCAAAAGCGGAATAGATATATCGCTGTGAAGTTTGTCAACTCCGGATGGATCCAGTCGCCGTCTTTGGGGGGGTAATGGAGGCAACAAAGGTCCACCGCCACCAGCGCCACCGCCTCCACCAGCACCGCCACCTCCACCAGCGCCACCGCCTCCGCCAGCACCAGCACCTCCGCCAGCGCAACCGCCACCGCCTCCGCCAGCACCCCCACCTCCAGCACCGCCGCCGGCGCCGCCAGCTTGAACGATGGCCAAAAGTTGGGCCAATTGGGTAGCAATGGCCGTCTGACCGACTTCAATGGCGTCGATCCGTGCGTCGTTAGCCGCGatagctgctgttgctgcgtTGGCTGCTGCCAACGCATCCGCTGCCGACGTCATGTTGTTGCGGGATAAACTGGGTGAACGTGGACGACGAGGGTGTCTGAAAAAATAGGGATCGTTCATGTACACCGCCCCACGATGTGGTTCAAATACGTTGGCCGATCACGCCACTAGTAAAGAAGGAGAGCGGCTACACTGCAATGTCAGATGTACTAAGGGGGCAGACACGCGcacgaaaataaatgaagtAGCGGCACGCCCGATCACACGATTGTAATAGCGTCACTATGTGAACGCACACACCGAAAGAATTACCAATAGGATGGGAGAATCTCCACACAGATGCATGGCGATAAAAGCGAGGCAGAAATGGCTACGCTACGACGTCAGATGCGAAAGGGAGATGGCATCCAAAATGGCGGCGATCACAGACCACGCGACTGCGAGAGACGCACGGTATTAGGAATCGCAGCACTAGTTAGAGGGGAAAAGGTTAaaccaactgcgccatgttGTGTCTGCGTTAAGATCTTTATTAAGACAGCACAACTAAATTAGACAACGAAGATTACACACAAGGGTAAGATGCGGACACGAAGGGAGAACCTTAACGCGAGGAGTCGCGAGCCCGAATGTCCacctctcatctctctctctagcccGTCGCTGCCACGACCGTCGCGACATCTCCCGTACACGGAGAATGTCATCGATACACAACAATGACTTGGTGACCGCTCTAAATGTTTTACCTTTTGAAGAATCCAACATAAAGAAATTGgaatcaaaagtgaaaaaaactAACCAACTAATTTTCTGCCAGTAttgcaagaaaatttttattgtatccAGAAGTTTTTCGAGACACTACCAAACTCACAAATACCAAGAGTATAAGAAGGAAATCAAACTGCATTTGGATGAAGTTACCAGATTGTCGATTATTCGTCAACTGGATCATAACCATGGCGCCGGTGATGTGGCCAATCGTTCCTTTCCTCGCAAAATTGGCCCAGTGCAGCAGCGTACCCTGTTCGATCCTGTCAACCAATACGATAATTTGGTCAGCAAACAGTCTGGACTAAGTCATCAATAAGTGGAAGTCATTGACATATCCAGTGAATTTCAAACTCCTTCGGTCTCATCGTACGCCAGCTCGTCGTGTGAGAGCCTGATCAAATTTGTACGGGCTTTTTAACCGTCACTTATACCCATAAAACGATAATCGATCGTTATTCCGTTATTTTGAAGAGCAGTAAAAAGACGAGTTTCATTGTGTTTCTTTCTGCATActaaaaatatattgatagaTTTCCTCTGGATGCGTTCAGTTCAGAAGATAAGATCAGTTCcaggacaattttttttttcaaatctgagTTTATGCATTTTATTGCTTAGGGGAGGGCGGGCAACACGCACACAAAAGGCTTTATGTAACACGCACTAAACTcagatttaatttttcaaattctaaattctttttttttcctctgctGTTTAATTGCCTCGTATATACTAGTACACAACTACTTTCCCTGACAAGTAAACTGCCCGACCAAAACACTACTAGACCCACCGGAACTAAAGAATTGTTctacagaaaaattttgtaaacaaaAGCGCTATCATTTGTATAAACACAAATTTCGGTAGGTAGTGGTCTATGAtgtcatatttaaaaaattcatttcagcGGGATATGGGTAGATGGTAGATAAATGCAATTTTGGAAAGAAAGGCCCAACAATAAGGCAATATTTTTCTACAGAAATAGTTTACAAAGAAGAGTTTTACTACTTGTATATACACAAATTGCAGTAGCCAGGggtcttttcaaaatttcacctGTATTAATTAAAGAGTATATTGATCAAGACTTTTAGCAGGTTGGGCACCGACCGTATTTTGGGTAATGCATGTAAGTACTATCGCTTCATTCTGCGAATTGAACATCGTAATCATTGGGAAAATggcgataataataatcaatttgaTCAGAACTCTACTGACGTACATTTCATAACCAATTAAGGAGTGGACCCTTTTCCCGTGGCGATATTAAGTCCCAAGCCACTTGTTGTCCTTTCAATGTGAATCTCGTATTGAATCTCAAAGACTTCCACCTGCTGTTCTTAATCGACAGACTCGCCCTGGAAACcaaattacaaacaaaaaaggtttaatcatttgttttcaaaactgAATAGTAATGATGGCTTACATCAGGGAGCGGAGGCGGCGTAGGAAGTCgatcttcctcatcttcagACTAGTTTGATGACGTAGACGGCTGCTGTGGCTGTTGCTGGGTCATCTCATGTTTCTTGAGATCTCTTGTAATCAATGCCATAGCCTCCTTGTCCATTGGTTCGTgaattcgtttgtttttcaaatagtGAGTTGTATCACGTCTTGACAGCTTAGACTTTTCATGAAGAACTCGTTCGTCTCCTCCATCGAAATCCTGACAATAACcccaccccaaaaaaatcGATAAGATTCCAGACAACTGTATaggtaacaaaagaaaaacacactaAATGCCTCTTCATTTTCATCGGCTTCTTCTATGCTTCTATGTCCTTATTGGTCGACAAAGACAACAGCTTTTTCATGAATCTCTAGTTCAGtttgttgcttttcttttttttgtttttgttttctaaagaGTGTAGGGTAGTTAGAGCTAGTGGACCATATATGAGCCATGTACTGGAACTAAATCACGTCTTCTACGAATTTATCTTATGTACAACTAAACTGTTACTGATATTAATATTGGTATTGAAATCAGACGGTCACAGCAGCACAAGGCTGATTGCTTTTAAGCCAAAGAAGGTAAAAACGACCAAGTTGGACAGgaaggaaaaattaagaagaaatataaaaaattctaaatcgGAATCCAAAAGTAATCCCAAATCTGCACAGGCAAATGAGGAAGTCAacaataatcatttttaaaggaggaaatcctttttgaattaaatccATTCGCAAAGAAgcagaatttgaaaaaatatgaaactgGGCATCTGGAAgaacagaaagaaaatcatgGAAACTGCAgttctcgaaaaaaaagaagacaaataaagtgaaaatgaaaaatccgTTCAAAACGAAAGTGCTTAATTTCTTTCGCagctaaaaaaattgcaactaAAAATATCCATTCAAAAATGCAGTCAAAATTGTAAAagtattttctcatttatacAAGAATAGCTCTTTTCACGGAGTAAGAGATGAAGGATATACATCGCTTTGTAAACAGAATGACTGCGAGCGGTAGCATCTTGTCTTAAAAGTTGCCAGATAGAAAAAATCTTCACCTGAAGACCAGGTCACCAGGGATGACAGTCGTAAAAAAGAACAGTCGTAAACTTCTCTATCGATTTTGAagattttggtttatttgatTGAGGTTTTCTTCATAAATTTAGACAGGTGAcatctgttgttttttttgtttacgcaTAGAGCAGGCCGGATCGTTTCAATGAATTTAGCATAGTTTAGCAGACGACGATCGTAAatgaaacatatttttttagccCTTTCCCAAACATATGTTTTTATAACTTGCGACCCTTGTCAGGTGTAGTTTCCTAAATAGGTGTGTTTCCAGGCGGTATACGACCGAATTGGTCACGTAATCTCTAAAAACTCTTTTAGCATTGCCAAACTCCTTTTTAGAAATCTTTAAACACATTTGATAGCATTTAGAAAGCATTTgacacaaattttttcaaagtagagtagcataaatttcttttaaaaccgAATTTTTGAACCATGGGATCGAATCTCCTGtggaataaatatttacaatatATTTATTGTACTCGAGCTTTTATCTACTCTTGTTTGGTGACAACATCAGGACGAATTTCGGACAAGTCCGGACAAGAGGGCGTGGGCGCCTCCTTTCACTCTCTTGAAGCAGGACGAATTTGATTGCAATGAGGTAATCCATAAATATAGAAGTATAAAGAAATTATCTAATTCGGGGACTACGTGCTTTGCCTCATCGTCTTCACTGTATGCAGCAATCGCACTAGAATAGTCTATTGCTGCTGAATAATCTTTGGCTCCAACttctccatttctctctcggtcatctatttttctttctctttgtcttcttctttctttcgttttcggtttcttcttcttcgtcatcttcttttgCTGAATCAGTACATCTGTTTACACCGATAGGACTGGGCCGTGGACTTGCCTAGGGCTAAATGATGGACTTGCTGAACTGTCACTATCATCACTGTCGTAATTAACGTCCTCGGAAATGGCAGGTAATGGAGCTTTATAGTCTGGAGTAGTAATAATAGTCTCTGCGTTGCCGCTGATCACGTCTATAGCCTGAACTATTTCACCTCTCTTTTGTGGCTGCTTCTTCcgcacaaaaaaaggaacctAATATCGATCCATTGCCTGGCTCGCCTTTCTATTTTCAGGATATCCACTTACTTACTGTACAGTTACATTCTCTACATACATGCGTCCATGTAAAATTCTCTTGTCGCTTATATTTGTCATGAATTTACCGAGACATTCAGAACGTTTCACGCACGGATCATCCAGTTTCTCCCAAGGCAGGAAGGGAGACAGTTAATACTGacaattgaatatttaaatgTATCAAATGTGTGGAAGGAGTTGAATATACATATCATAACATACATAACccacatcatttttttt
This region of Daphnia pulex isolate KAP4 chromosome 9, ASM2113471v1 genomic DNA includes:
- the LOC124201652 gene encoding glycine-rich protein DOT1-like; the protein is MTSAADALAAANAATAAIAANDARIDAIEVGQTAIATQLAQLLAIVQAGGAGGGAGGGGAGGGGGGCAGGGAGAGGGGGAGGGGGAGGGGGAGGGGPLLPPLPPQRRRLDPSGVDKLHSDISIPLLKSWRNRWNDFGTKSAG